One window of Macrococcus sp. 19Msa1099 genomic DNA carries:
- a CDS encoding response regulator transcription factor has product MRLLLVEDDLKLGKFTKLMLQSQGYVVTWVKSGSEAMDYIVLETFEVIILDWMLPDISGVDVIKRCRLADVNIPIIMMTARGTIDDKVEGFNAGADDYIVKPFEFDELHMRILALGRRSFGRMTNELKYEMFEIDYHEHNIKFNDIVLELTRKEYLLMKVLIEHKGGIVSKDMIMEHVYTIDEIVSDNAIESLIRRIRAKIGNDISPFMIKVVRNMGYRLIKHA; this is encoded by the coding sequence ATGCGATTATTATTAGTCGAAGATGATTTAAAGCTTGGAAAATTTACAAAGCTGATGCTGCAATCACAAGGGTATGTCGTTACGTGGGTCAAGAGTGGTAGTGAAGCAATGGATTATATCGTACTTGAAACTTTTGAAGTAATAATCCTCGATTGGATGCTGCCTGATATTTCTGGTGTCGATGTTATAAAACGATGTCGATTGGCAGACGTAAATATACCTATAATTATGATGACAGCACGTGGCACAATAGATGATAAAGTTGAGGGATTTAATGCTGGTGCTGATGACTATATCGTAAAACCTTTTGAATTTGATGAGCTTCATATGCGCATATTAGCATTAGGTAGACGTAGTTTCGGTCGTATGACCAATGAACTTAAATATGAAATGTTTGAAATTGATTATCACGAGCATAATATCAAATTCAATGATATTGTTTTGGAACTCACGCGTAAAGAGTATTTATTAATGAAAGTATTGATTGAACATAAAGGTGGTATTGTTTCTAAAGATATGATTATGGAGCACGTTTATACAATTGATGAAATTGTCTCTGATAATGCCATAGAATCACTCATTAGAAGAATTAGAGCAAAGATTGGAAATGATATATCACCTTTTATGATTAAAGTAGTTCGTAATATGGGATATAGGTTAATTAAGCATGCATAA
- a CDS encoding HAMP domain-containing sensor histidine kinase: MHNQIRRLLLLFALLLFLLLISFSFIIYFSTKNSVDYQQQLLSESVINQEVQEHITNNNGNIKIKQSDHTEQKNIPTLYFITDGTRIIKQSEYGHRLIHYIQSHTHRKEYVHHYIAYENRHYHVSSRRVSADNTYYIYTIIDSTESYHALNKLKHMLIGVTFIYLFLIIILAYLLSIFSIKPYKKAIESQKVFVQNASHELKTPISVVKAGLSVLTVYEKDNLTSIGKETITDLNDEIEHMKDLVNQLLLLETVQGYEMTRINLKPLCIEVTQRYQKLLNNKIQLKLTDTYISGNKDAIVQALNILFDNAIKYNDYNVGIQIKLNQGKLIFKDNGAGITDNELKNIFERFYRGKEVGSIEGTGIGLALFKEIMNAHDADVEVFNKKGLQFNILFKK; encoded by the coding sequence ATGCATAATCAAATAAGAAGATTATTATTGTTATTTGCACTTTTATTATTTTTGCTTCTCATTTCATTTTCTTTTATTATATATTTTTCTACTAAAAATTCGGTAGATTATCAGCAGCAATTATTATCTGAATCTGTCATCAATCAGGAAGTTCAAGAACATATTACAAACAATAATGGTAATATTAAGATTAAGCAATCTGATCATACTGAACAAAAAAATATACCTACGCTTTATTTTATTACAGATGGAACTCGTATTATTAAGCAATCTGAATATGGTCATCGATTGATTCATTATATTCAATCTCATACGCATCGTAAAGAATATGTCCATCATTATATAGCATATGAAAATAGACATTATCATGTTTCAAGTAGACGTGTCAGTGCTGATAATACATATTATATTTACACTATAATAGATAGTACAGAATCTTACCATGCACTCAATAAACTTAAACATATGCTCATTGGTGTCACCTTTATATATTTATTCTTAATTATTATTCTTGCATATTTGTTATCAATATTTTCTATAAAACCATATAAAAAAGCAATAGAGTCACAAAAAGTATTTGTACAGAATGCTTCACATGAATTAAAGACACCTATTTCAGTTGTTAAAGCAGGATTGTCAGTTTTAACGGTGTATGAGAAAGATAATTTAACCTCAATAGGAAAAGAAACCATTACCGATTTAAATGATGAAATTGAGCATATGAAAGACTTGGTTAATCAACTCTTATTACTAGAAACAGTCCAAGGTTATGAGATGACTCGTATCAACTTAAAGCCGCTTTGTATTGAAGTTACACAAAGATATCAGAAGTTATTAAATAATAAAATCCAATTAAAACTCACAGATACTTATATCTCTGGCAATAAAGATGCAATTGTACAGGCATTAAATATATTATTTGATAATGCTATAAAATATAACGATTATAATGTTGGAATACAGATAAAGCTCAATCAAGGTAAATTGATATTTAAAGATAATGGTGCTGGCATCACTGATAATGAACTGAAAAATATCTTTGAAAGGTTTTATCGTGGCAAAGAAGTGGGTAGTATAGAAGGAACAGGTATTGGTCTTGCATTGTTTAAAGAAATTATGAATGCACACGATGCAGATGTAGAAGTATTTAATAAGAAGGGCCTACAATTTAATATTTTATTCAAAAAGTAA